The Stomatobaculum sp. F0698 genomic sequence GACGCTTTTCATGGCGGGCGCCGGAACCCTCTTTTTCCACCTCTGCTCCAAGTTTAAGGTCCCGGCCTTCCTCGGCTCTTCCTTTGCTTTTCTCGGCGGCTTTGCGACGGTGGCGGAGTTGAACACGGGGATATACGCAAACATGAGCTACGGCGAAAAACTGCCCTATGCCTGCGGCGGCATTGTAGTCGCGGGACTTTTGTACCTGGTGCTCGCGGCGATTATCAAATTGATCGGCGTGAAGCGGGTCATGCGCTTTCTTCCGCCGGTCGTGACCGGCCCCATTATCATCTGCATCGGCCTTGCGCTCGCGGGAACGGCCATCTCCTCGGCGGAGAAAAACTGGCTGCTCGCGCTGATTGCACTCTGCACCATCGTGGTCTTTAACATCTGGGGCAAGGGCATATTCCGCATCATTCCGATTCTGATGGGTGTTCTGATTTCTTATGCGGCGGCGCTGGTCTTTGTCGCACTCGGCATGAAGAATGCGGACGGTTCGGCCATCATCGATTTTGCGGGCATTGCAAGCAGCAAACTGGTCGGTCTGCCGCCGTTTCAGCTCTGCAAGTTCGATCTAACTGCGATACTCGTGATGGCCCCGATTGCGATTGCAACCATGATGGAGCACATCGGAGATCTCTCGGCCATTTCCGCGACTGTCGGAGAAAACTTCATCGAGGACCCGGGTCTGCACCGAACCTTGGTCGGCGACGGCCTGGCGACGGCACTGTCCGCCTTTTTCGGAGGCCCGGCGAACACGACCTACGGTGAGAACACCGGTGTGCTGGAACTCTCGAAGGTCTACGACCCGCGGGTCATACGTCTCGCGGCGGTCTACGCGATTCTGATTTCCTTTGTGCCGCGCTTTGCGGCGGTCATCGCCTCGCTGCCGACGGCCATTATCGGCGGCATCAGCTTTATCCTCTACGGTATGATTTCGGCCATCGGTGTCCGTAACGTGGTCGAGAACCGCGTAGACTTCTCGAATAGCCGTAACCTCATCATTGCCGCGGTCATCCTGGTCTCGGGTCTCGGTTTCTCGAAGGGCCTTAGCTTTACGGTTTTCGGTACCCCGATTACGCTGACCGCACTTGCCATCGCTTCGATTGCGGGTGTGCTTCTGAATGCAATCCTGCCCGGAAACGACTACCACTTCGGCGAGAACAAGCGCGGCGATGCAATGCGCGGCGTCTCGCTGAAGAAGTAAGCGCTGTTGCCGGAGCACTTGCGGTACCTGTGACAGCTGTGGTAGAATCAATCTGAATCCAAATCGTCAAGAATGCCGCGGCCGCTTTGTGCGCCGCCTGAGGCATAGAAGGAGCAAAACATGGCAGATGAGAAGAAGGTTTATGTAACAAAGGATATGGTGGTCGGAGAAATCATCAGCAAGTACCCGGATGCGGCATTTGCGCTCATGCAGTGCGGCATGGGCTGCATCAGCTGCCCGGCTTCGCAGGCAGAGTCTCTGCAGGATGCGAGCATGGTGCACGGCATGAATGCGGATGAGGTTGTCGACTATGTGAACGAGTACCTGCAGTTCCAGGAAAGCCAGAAGGAAGCCGGCAAGGCGGAGTAAGTGCTTTGAAGCCCGCACAGGGAAGACCTTCGCGGGCTTTTTTTGTATGCCGCATTGCGGCGGAAGGGGGAGGCATGAGTCTTTATCAGGCGCTCTGGTATTTCTGTATCTACGCGTTTCTCGGCTGGGTGGTCGAGGTTGCATTTCACGCCCTGAAACTCGGGAAAATCATAAACCGCGGGTTTTTAAACGGCCCGGTCTGTCCGATTTACGGCTTCGGCATGCTTGCCATCTGTCTACTCATGAACCGACTGGCACCGGGGCAGGAAGAGACGGTCGGTCTGCCCGGGCTTCTGGCAGTGGGCATGGCGTTTGCGACAACAATCGAATTGATCGGGGGCTGGCTCTTGAATACCTTTTTTCACGCGCGCTGGTGGGATTACAGCGAGGAACCCTTTCAGTTTCACGGTTACATTTGCCTGCGTTTCAGCGTGCTCTGGGGTCTCGGGACCGTGTTTATGATACGCATTGTGCACCCGATAGTGCGCGGCTATGTGGGGCTCATCCCCTTTGTCTTGGGGCGCTGGGTACTGGTCTTTTTGTACCTGACGCTTCTTGTCGACTTTGTGTCCTCCGTTATGACGGCGCATAAGCTCAGCCGGGAGCTGGGAGAACTCGGAAAAATCAGCGAGCGCATACGCGCGGTCTCGGATCTCCTCAGTCAGCGCATCGGCGAGGACAGCATACGCGCGAGCGAAGAACTGACCCGACAGCGCGCGGCGGCCGAGCAGCGCTTTGCGCGTTTACAGAAGCGGGCGGGACATACAAAGTTCTTCGGAACCGGACGCCTCTTAAACGCCTTCCCCTCCCTGCGTCCGAACGGTCATGCCGAGCTTTTGGAGGAACTCAGAGAGCGTCTGAAGGGAAAAAACCACTAAATGCAGTAAAATGTGGAGAAAAGGTGTCGTATTTCCGTGAGTTCTGACAACTTGCGGAGCGGAAGCGCATAGAGTACAATCAGCTACACAAGCGCCGGTGGGCGCATTCAGAAAGGAGATTTGAGATGAAGTACGTTTGCAATGTTTGCGGTTATGTTTACGACGAGACGACCGGTGATCCGGACAACGGAATTGAGGCAGGAACCCTTTGGGCAGATGTTCCGGAGGATTTTGTATGTCCGCTCTGCGGCGTCGGCAAGGAGGACTTCTCGGAGGAGAACTAATCCCTCAGAGTAACTGACAAGAGAGATCGGGGGCTTTGCGCTTGCAAGGCCCCTGTTTTCGCTGTCCGGAAGGAGGAACTATGTACATCATCGCGGGGCTCGGAAATCCCGGGCGGGAATATGAGAAGACCAGACACAATGCGGGCTTTGAGGTAATCGATCGCCTCGCGGAGCGCCTGCAGGTTTTGAGTTGGGAAAAAAAGCATAAGGCGCTCGCCGGGAAAGCCGTTTATGCGGGAGAAAAGCTGCTGCTTTTAAAACCGCAGACCTATATGAATCTATCGGGAGAGAGTCTTTTAAGCGCGGCCTCTTTTTATCGCGTGACCCCGGATCATATCCTCGTGATTTCGGATGACATTGACCTCGCGGAGGGCAGACTGCGGATTCGAAAGAGCGGCAGTGCGGGCGGTCACAACGGCTTGAAATCCATCATCTCCAATCTGGGCTCGGCGGATTTTGTCCGCATTCGCGTCGGTGTGGGCAGTAAGCCCGCAGGCTGGGATCTTGCGGACTATGTGCTGGGGCGCGCAAAGGGAGAGGACGCCGAAAAGATGGAAGAAGCCTATGCGGATGCGGTCGAGGCAGTGCTCACGGTTCTCGAATCCGGGGTTGACAAGGCAATGAACGAAGTGAATCGGAAAGAGAAGAAGGGATGAGCGGTTTTCGGAATCCGCTGGACGGGCTGGATGTCTACCGGGCGCTCGAAGAGAAACTCAAGAAGCGGGGCGGCCCTGTTCTGGTCACTGGGCTTGCGGACGCCGCAAAGGGACAGTTTGCGGAAGCCGTACTCGCGGCAGAGCGCCCGCTCAAGCTCTATGTGACCTATGATGAGCTGCGCGCCCGCGAGCTCTATGAGGATCTCTTAAGCTTCGGCGCGGATGCCATGTTCTATCCGGCGAAAGACCTACTCTTTTTTGCGGCGGATGTGCGCAGCAACGAACTGAGCGCCGTCCGCATCGATGTGAGACGCCGCATTGCGGAGTGCGGGAGCGGCTTCGTCGTGACGACCATAGATGCGCTCATGGATAAGCTTGAAACGCCGGAGCGCTTTTTGCGCCGTTGTCTCCGAATCCATGCGAGCGATCGTCTCGACCTCGGCGAGACCGCGAAGCAACTTGCGGCGCTCGGCTACGAGCGGAGCGCGGAAGTGGACGGACGCGGGCAGTTTTCGGTGCGGGGCGGCATTTTGGATGTCTTTCCGGTCACGGAGGAGACCCCGGTACGCATTGAGCTCTGGGACGATGAAATCGATTCCATGCGCCGCTTCGACCCGGAGAGTCAGCGTTCCACCGAGGGCTTGGAGAGCGTACACATTTACCCTGCGCGGGAAGAACTGCTCGGCGGCAGCGACTCCTTTTTGCGCTATTTTTCCGGGGACAAGTCACTCCTCATACTCGATGAGCCGGCACGTCTTCTCGAGCGTGCGCGCGAGGTGGAGCGGGAATATCTCGCGAGCGCCGAAGGCAGGGCCGAGGGCGAAAAGACAGCGGAGGCCATTGTCTCGGCCGCCCTCCTTTGGGAAGACCTTCAGAGCAGTGCGACCCTCTGCCTGGCGGGCCTCGACAGCCGCATTCCGGAGTTCACGATACGCGCGGAATTTTCAATTGCGGCGAAGGCCGTTGCGAGCTTCCCGGGTAACTTTGAACTCTTGATCGAAGACCTGAGGCGCTACCGGAGAGAGCGCTGGTCTGTCATTTTGATGACGCCTTCGCGCACCCGTGCGCGCAGACTCGCGGAAGCGTTTCAAAACTATGAGCTCTCGGCCTTTTGTCCGGACGAGACGGAGGAGCAGCTGCCGGTCGCTGAGCCGGGATCCATTATGCTGCTCAGCGGCAAGCTGCACCGAGGCTTTGAATATCCTTTGATTCGCTTTGCGCTCCTTGCGGAGAGCGATCTCTTCGGGCGGCGAAAAGAAAAGAAAAAGCGGAGAAAGCAAAGCGAGCAGGCGGGCAGTCATATCTCGGCGCTCTCGGAACTCTCGGTCGGCGACTATGTGGTGCACGAGGAGAACGGCCTCGGCATCTACCGCGGGGTCGAGAAGATAGAGACCGACGGTGTCGCGCGGGATTACATCAAAATCGAATACAAGGACGGCGATAACTTCTATGTCCCGGCGACCCGCCTCGACGCGATTCAGAAGTACGCGTCGGCGGAGGCAGCGGTACCGCGTCTAAACCGCCTCGGGAGTCCGGAGTGGGGCAAGACCAAGACGCGGGTTAAGCGCGCCGTCCGTGAAATCGCAAAGGAATTGGTGACCCTCTACGCGACGCGGCTCAAGGAGAAAGGGCATCGCTACGGGCCGGATACGGTGTGGCAGACCGAGTTCGAAGAGCTCTTCCCCTACGCGGAGACCGGGGACCAGCTGCAGGCGATTGCGGATGTCAAGGCGGACCTCGAAGAGGGACGAATCATGGACCGCCTGATTTGCGGCGACGTGGGCTACGGCAAGACCGAAATTGCGCTCCGCGCGGCCTTTAAGGTGGTGCAGGAGGGCTATCAGGTCATCTTCCTCGTGCCGACCACCATACTCGCTCAGCAGCACTACAACAATTTCTCGCAGCGGCTCAAAGACTTTCCGCTGCGCATCGACCTCCTCTGCCGCTTCCGGAGCGCCGCCGAGCAAAAAAAGACCCTTGCGGATTTCGAGCGGGGCACGGTCGATATCCTGGTGGGCACGCACCGCGTGCTCTCAAAGGACATCAAACCCCATAAGCTGGGACTCTTGATCATCGACGAGGAGCAGCGCTTCGGGGTCGCGCACAAGGAGAAGGTGAAGCAGCTGCGGAAGGATGTCAATGTGTTGACGCTGACGGCCACGCCGATTCCGCGCACCCTGCACATGAGTCTTGCGGGCATACGAGAGCTCTCCGTACTCTCCGAGCCGCCCAGGGACCGTCAGCCGGTCCAGACCTATGTGATGGAGCACAGCGACGCCATCGTGCGGGAGGCCGTGCAGCGCGAGCTGAACCGGGGCGGTCAGGTCTACTATGTCTGCAATAAAATAAGCCGGCTGCCCGAAATTGCGGCGCGGCTTGCGGCGGAACTGCCGGAGGCGGAGGTCGCCTACGCGCACGGGAAGATGCAGGAGAAGGAGTTAGAGCGCATCATGCTCGACTTTATGAACGGTGAGATCGATGTATTGGTCACGACGACCATAGTCGAGACCGGTC encodes the following:
- a CDS encoding DUF1858 domain-containing protein, with protein sequence MADEKKVYVTKDMVVGEIISKYPDAAFALMQCGMGCISCPASQAESLQDASMVHGMNADEVVDYVNEYLQFQESQKEAGKAE
- a CDS encoding rubredoxin, which translates into the protein MKYVCNVCGYVYDETTGDPDNGIEAGTLWADVPEDFVCPLCGVGKEDFSEEN
- a CDS encoding uracil-xanthine permease family protein, with the protein product MENQNQKKADAIYDARELGRGRMLLLGLQHMFAMFGATVLVPILVNSYFHGEGLSVQVTLFMAGAGTLFFHLCSKFKVPAFLGSSFAFLGGFATVAELNTGIYANMSYGEKLPYACGGIVVAGLLYLVLAAIIKLIGVKRVMRFLPPVVTGPIIICIGLALAGTAISSAEKNWLLALIALCTIVVFNIWGKGIFRIIPILMGVLISYAAALVFVALGMKNADGSAIIDFAGIASSKLVGLPPFQLCKFDLTAILVMAPIAIATMMEHIGDLSAISATVGENFIEDPGLHRTLVGDGLATALSAFFGGPANTTYGENTGVLELSKVYDPRVIRLAAVYAILISFVPRFAAVIASLPTAIIGGISFILYGMISAIGVRNVVENRVDFSNSRNLIIAAVILVSGLGFSKGLSFTVFGTPITLTALAIASIAGVLLNAILPGNDYHFGENKRGDAMRGVSLKK
- the mfd gene encoding transcription-repair coupling factor; this translates as MSGFRNPLDGLDVYRALEEKLKKRGGPVLVTGLADAAKGQFAEAVLAAERPLKLYVTYDELRARELYEDLLSFGADAMFYPAKDLLFFAADVRSNELSAVRIDVRRRIAECGSGFVVTTIDALMDKLETPERFLRRCLRIHASDRLDLGETAKQLAALGYERSAEVDGRGQFSVRGGILDVFPVTEETPVRIELWDDEIDSMRRFDPESQRSTEGLESVHIYPAREELLGGSDSFLRYFSGDKSLLILDEPARLLERAREVEREYLASAEGRAEGEKTAEAIVSAALLWEDLQSSATLCLAGLDSRIPEFTIRAEFSIAAKAVASFPGNFELLIEDLRRYRRERWSVILMTPSRTRARRLAEAFQNYELSAFCPDETEEQLPVAEPGSIMLLSGKLHRGFEYPLIRFALLAESDLFGRRKEKKKRRKQSEQAGSHISALSELSVGDYVVHEENGLGIYRGVEKIETDGVARDYIKIEYKDGDNFYVPATRLDAIQKYASAEAAVPRLNRLGSPEWGKTKTRVKRAVREIAKELVTLYATRLKEKGHRYGPDTVWQTEFEELFPYAETGDQLQAIADVKADLEEGRIMDRLICGDVGYGKTEIALRAAFKVVQEGYQVIFLVPTTILAQQHYNNFSQRLKDFPLRIDLLCRFRSAAEQKKTLADFERGTVDILVGTHRVLSKDIKPHKLGLLIIDEEQRFGVAHKEKVKQLRKDVNVLTLTATPIPRTLHMSLAGIRELSVLSEPPRDRQPVQTYVMEHSDAIVREAVQRELNRGGQVYYVCNKISRLPEIAARLAAELPEAEVAYAHGKMQEKELERIMLDFMNGEIDVLVTTTIVETGLDIPNVNTIIIEQADHFGLSQLYQLRGRVGRSSRIGYAFLLYQRGRLLREEAEKRLRAIREFTELGSGIRIAMRDLEIRGAGNVLGAEQHGHMQAVGYDLYCKLLNQAVRRLTGREEEEEEHLSASVEAEASAYISDSYVKSEEQKLDLYQRIALIQTEEDEREMQDELIDRFGDMPIEVTNLLLIARIRASAERVRAAEVRIKRESTRVIMREDAVLDTEKLPALLSEYAGHLSVRPQRPVEFLLTKQGTSLAEDAMLRETLALFAHFEALLPEKGRLDIDKAGEPRYKSKE
- a CDS encoding putative ABC transporter permease; the protein is MSLYQALWYFCIYAFLGWVVEVAFHALKLGKIINRGFLNGPVCPIYGFGMLAICLLMNRLAPGQEETVGLPGLLAVGMAFATTIELIGGWLLNTFFHARWWDYSEEPFQFHGYICLRFSVLWGLGTVFMIRIVHPIVRGYVGLIPFVLGRWVLVFLYLTLLVDFVSSVMTAHKLSRELGELGKISERIRAVSDLLSQRIGEDSIRASEELTRQRAAAEQRFARLQKRAGHTKFFGTGRLLNAFPSLRPNGHAELLEELRERLKGKNH
- the pth gene encoding aminoacyl-tRNA hydrolase, translated to MYIIAGLGNPGREYEKTRHNAGFEVIDRLAERLQVLSWEKKHKALAGKAVYAGEKLLLLKPQTYMNLSGESLLSAASFYRVTPDHILVISDDIDLAEGRLRIRKSGSAGGHNGLKSIISNLGSADFVRIRVGVGSKPAGWDLADYVLGRAKGEDAEKMEEAYADAVEAVLTVLESGVDKAMNEVNRKEKKG